The Arachis hypogaea cultivar Tifrunner chromosome 19, arahy.Tifrunner.gnm2.J5K5, whole genome shotgun sequence genome has a window encoding:
- the LOC112777451 gene encoding uncharacterized protein has product MPPENKLALVPQPSYTTEFRSFNDDAWYSVAISLESQMQLRIKYSNFSDDHDDVFEASQFETQQKLDLFIERFRPLSRQLQDYECHQLRQGVRVCACHRFSNDDVRFYDAEVDSVQQNEHSFEAGEELCSCRFVLSWLHGPNDGKLTHTTIDSICLVQPVVELDPVLTSFLVARETAECLLARPISMAKEVFGREIVVSCKERPTTVPRLGYFERNKKEKRRAKRSVVKSDTSEVRRRRQRMGESDLEGLKNQCAILIGNVEKELGPLAVANFLHTHIEMSPRVFIFPSCSSEIYTKAAIVLDTEKDFQKLCEFLDNHNHIITSVTGRPWVIMEKLVGLKKIKASLGTLLPESKNQNGRMGNHLKVVPSGTREFKTASDHRDLFLEFTNHLKQLYKKLASEERSIYGSL; this is encoded by the exons ATGCCGCCGGAGAACAAACTAGCGTTGGTGCCTCAGCCGAGCTACACCACCGAGTTCAGATCGTTCAACGACGATGCGTGGTACTCAGTGGCCATCTCTTTGGAATCCCAAATGcagctcagaataaaatactcCAATTTTTCCGATGATCACGACGATGTATTTGAAGCCTCTCAGTTCGAGACGCAACAGAAGCTGGATCTATTCATAGAGCGGTTCAGGCCCCTCTCAAGGCAGCTCCAGGATTACGAATGTCATCAGCTCCGTCAAGGCGTCAGGGTTTGCGCCTGCCACCGCTTCAGCAACGACGACGTTCGCTTCTACGACGCTGAGGTTGATTCG GTACAACAAAATGAGCATTCTTTTGAAGCCGGAGAGGAATTGTGCTCTTGCAGATTTGTACTATCGTGGTTGCATGGGCCAAATGATGGAAAATTAACCCATACAACCATTGATAGTATTTGTTTGGTTCAGCCTGTGGTAGAGCTGGATCCTGTACTTACTTCATTTCTAGTGGCTAGGGAGACAGCAGAATGTCTTCTGGCTCGTCCAATCTCCATGGCAAAGGAAGTTTTTGGACGTGAAATTGTTGTATCCTGCAAGGAACGCCCAACTACTGTTCCTAGGCTGGGTTATTTTGAACGAAATAAGAAG GAAAAACGACGCGCCAAGCGGTCTGTTGTGAAATCTGACACCTCTGAAG TCCGACGCCGACGCCAACGAATGGGAGAGAGCGATCTAGAAGGGTTGAAAAACCAGTGTGCAATATTGATTGGCAATGTTGAGAAGGAGTTGGGTCCATTAGCTGTTGCCAACTTCCTACATACACACATTGAAATGTCGCCTCGGGTTTTCATTTTTCCAAGTTGTTCATCAGAAATATATACCAAGGCTGCCATTGTTCTAGATACTGAAAAAGATTTTCAGAAGCTATGTGAATTTTTAGATAATCACAACCACATCATAACATCTGTAACTGGCAg GCCGTGGGTGATTATGGAAAAGTTAGTGGGGCTGAAAAAAATTAAAGCGTCACTAGGAACATTGTTGCCTGAATCTAAG AATCAAAATGGCAGAATGGGCAACCATCTGAAGGTTGTTCCATCAGGGACTCGAGAATTTAAGACTGCCAGTGACCACAGAGATTTGTTTTTGGAATTTACTAATCACCTAAAGCAACTATATAAGAAGCTAGCATCAGAGGAGAGATCGATCTATGGTAGTTTGTGA
- the LOC112775637 gene encoding transcriptional adapter ADA2a-like isoform X2, which yields MGRCRAASRPADDDPNLRSKKKKAALNVENLDTSSPDVAAQGVTDGKGALYHCNYCNKDISGMIRIKCAVCQDFDLCIECFSVGAEVTPHKSNHPYMIMDNLSFPLITPDWNADEEMLLLEGIEMYGFGNWNEVAEYVGTKSKSQCIDHYNAIYMNSPCFPLPDLSHVMGKNKEELLEMAKGHEVKKECPATAKLTLKEEPPLSEGINSEESNRAEVTNPTSMLTSVCGKTYSSTIKKASNVSQNADGVKVEEYQSDRSIGEKKPKLSGKVEPSVTELSGYSFKREEFEIEYDNDAEQVLADMEFKDIDTESEREMKLHVLRIYSRRLDERKRRKNFILERNLLYPDPFEKSLSPEEVEICQRYKVFTRFHSKEEHMELLKNIIEEHRLIKRIQDLQEAHTAGYQTSTEAYKFIEQKKKEAERVVKENNHIGVGAKILPRPYYLKGELDSNSLGLHKDITAPLSGVKYPAAAIQDISRSLEEWDISGFAGAELLSESEINLCNEIRILPSHYFKMQNVLSSEISKGNISKKCDAHRLFKVEPSKVDRVYDILIKKGIASSN from the exons ATGGGTCGGTGCCGAGCTGCTTCGCGCCCTGCGGACGATGATCCCAACCTAAG ATCCAAGAAAAAAAAGGCTGCTTTGAATGTAGAGAATTTAGACACTTCATCCCCAG ATGTGGCAGCTCAAGGAGTAACTGATGGGAAAGGAGCTTTATACCACTGCAATTATTGCAACAAAGATATTTCAGGGATGATTCGCATTAAGTGTGCTGTATGTCAAGATTTTGATCTCTGCATAGAGTGTTTCTCTGTTGGGGCTGAAGTGACACCTCACAAAAGCAATCATCCATATATGATTATG GATAATCTATCTTTTCCCCTTATAACTCCAGATTGGAATGCAGATGAAGAGATGTTACTCTTAGAG GGCATTGAGATGTATGGATTTGGGaattggaatgaagttgctgagTATGTTGGGACAAAAAGCAAATCTCAATGTATTGACCATTATAATGCTATATATATGAATTCACCGTGCTTTCCTCTCCCT GATTTGTCACATGTTATGGGAAAAAACAAAGAGGAACTTCTTGAGATGGcaaagggacatgaagtcaagAAAG AATGCCCGGCAACTGCAAAGCTTACTCTGAAAGAAGAACCTCCCTTGTCTGAGGGAATAAA CTCTGAAGAATCTAATAGGGCAGAAGTCACTAATCCAACATCTATGTTAACCTCAG TATGTGGCAAAACTTACTCAAGTACAATTAAGAAGGCTTCCAATGTGAGCCAGAATGCAGATGGAGTTAAGGTGGAAG AATATCAATCAGATCGGAGCATTGGAGAGAAGAAACCGAAGTTATCTGGCAAAGTTGAGCCTTCTGTGACCGAGTTGAGTGGATACAGTTTTAAGAGAGAGGAATTCGAAATTGAATATGACAATGATGCAGAGCAAGTATTAGCAGATATGGAATTTAAGGACATCGATACTGAGTCTGAACGTGAAATGAAACTGCATGTGCTCCGTATTTATTCAAGAAG ATTAGATGAGCGGAAGCGCAGAAAGAATTTTATACTTGAAAGAAATTTACTTTATCCTGATCCATTTGAGAAAAGTCTCTCTCCTGAGGAGGTTGAAATATGTCAGCGCTATAAGGTCTTCACACGGTTTCACTCGAAAGAAGAGCATATGGAGTTGCTCAAAAATATTATTGAAGAACACAGGCTTATCAAAAGAATACAGGATTTGCAG GAAGCACATACTGCTGGCTATCAAACATCTACAGAGGCTTACAAATTTATCGAACAGAAGAAAAAAGAAGCGGAACGTGTTGTTAAAGAAAATAATCATATTGGTGTTGGTGCTAAGATATTACCAAGACCGTATTATCTCAAAGGAGAACTTGATAGCAACTCACTGGGTCTTCATAAGGATATTACAGCTCCACTTTCTGGGGTGAAGTATCCAGCTGCGGCCATACAGGATATATCAAGATCTCTAGAAGAATGGGATATTAGTGGATTCGCCGGGGCTGAACTGCTGTCTGAATCT GAGATAAATCTTTGTAATGAGATCAGAATACTACCATCACACTATTTCAAAATGCAGAATGTCTTATCATCAGAAATTTCAAAAGGCAACATATCGAAGAAATGTGATGCGCATAGGTTGTTCAAGGTCGAGCCAAGCAAGGTTGATAGAGTTTATGATATCCTTATAAAAAAGGGGATTGCTTCTTCAAATTGA
- the LOC112775637 gene encoding transcriptional adapter ADA2a-like isoform X1, with protein sequence MGRCRAASRPADDDPNLRSKKKKAALNVENLDTSSPDVAAQGVTDGKGALYHCNYCNKDISGMIRIKCAVCQDFDLCIECFSVGAEVTPHKSNHPYMIMDNLSFPLITPDWNADEEMLLLEGIEMYGFGNWNEVAEYVGTKSKSQCIDHYNAIYMNSPCFPLPDLSHVMGKNKEELLEMAKGHEVKKECPATAKLTLKEEPPLSEGINSEESNRAEVTNPTSMLTSVCGKTYSSTIKKASNVSQNADGVKVEVEYQSDRSIGEKKPKLSGKVEPSVTELSGYSFKREEFEIEYDNDAEQVLADMEFKDIDTESEREMKLHVLRIYSRRLDERKRRKNFILERNLLYPDPFEKSLSPEEVEICQRYKVFTRFHSKEEHMELLKNIIEEHRLIKRIQDLQEAHTAGYQTSTEAYKFIEQKKKEAERVVKENNHIGVGAKILPRPYYLKGELDSNSLGLHKDITAPLSGVKYPAAAIQDISRSLEEWDISGFAGAELLSESEINLCNEIRILPSHYFKMQNVLSSEISKGNISKKCDAHRLFKVEPSKVDRVYDILIKKGIASSN encoded by the exons ATGGGTCGGTGCCGAGCTGCTTCGCGCCCTGCGGACGATGATCCCAACCTAAG ATCCAAGAAAAAAAAGGCTGCTTTGAATGTAGAGAATTTAGACACTTCATCCCCAG ATGTGGCAGCTCAAGGAGTAACTGATGGGAAAGGAGCTTTATACCACTGCAATTATTGCAACAAAGATATTTCAGGGATGATTCGCATTAAGTGTGCTGTATGTCAAGATTTTGATCTCTGCATAGAGTGTTTCTCTGTTGGGGCTGAAGTGACACCTCACAAAAGCAATCATCCATATATGATTATG GATAATCTATCTTTTCCCCTTATAACTCCAGATTGGAATGCAGATGAAGAGATGTTACTCTTAGAG GGCATTGAGATGTATGGATTTGGGaattggaatgaagttgctgagTATGTTGGGACAAAAAGCAAATCTCAATGTATTGACCATTATAATGCTATATATATGAATTCACCGTGCTTTCCTCTCCCT GATTTGTCACATGTTATGGGAAAAAACAAAGAGGAACTTCTTGAGATGGcaaagggacatgaagtcaagAAAG AATGCCCGGCAACTGCAAAGCTTACTCTGAAAGAAGAACCTCCCTTGTCTGAGGGAATAAA CTCTGAAGAATCTAATAGGGCAGAAGTCACTAATCCAACATCTATGTTAACCTCAG TATGTGGCAAAACTTACTCAAGTACAATTAAGAAGGCTTCCAATGTGAGCCAGAATGCAGATGGAGTTAAGGTGGAAG tagAATATCAATCAGATCGGAGCATTGGAGAGAAGAAACCGAAGTTATCTGGCAAAGTTGAGCCTTCTGTGACCGAGTTGAGTGGATACAGTTTTAAGAGAGAGGAATTCGAAATTGAATATGACAATGATGCAGAGCAAGTATTAGCAGATATGGAATTTAAGGACATCGATACTGAGTCTGAACGTGAAATGAAACTGCATGTGCTCCGTATTTATTCAAGAAG ATTAGATGAGCGGAAGCGCAGAAAGAATTTTATACTTGAAAGAAATTTACTTTATCCTGATCCATTTGAGAAAAGTCTCTCTCCTGAGGAGGTTGAAATATGTCAGCGCTATAAGGTCTTCACACGGTTTCACTCGAAAGAAGAGCATATGGAGTTGCTCAAAAATATTATTGAAGAACACAGGCTTATCAAAAGAATACAGGATTTGCAG GAAGCACATACTGCTGGCTATCAAACATCTACAGAGGCTTACAAATTTATCGAACAGAAGAAAAAAGAAGCGGAACGTGTTGTTAAAGAAAATAATCATATTGGTGTTGGTGCTAAGATATTACCAAGACCGTATTATCTCAAAGGAGAACTTGATAGCAACTCACTGGGTCTTCATAAGGATATTACAGCTCCACTTTCTGGGGTGAAGTATCCAGCTGCGGCCATACAGGATATATCAAGATCTCTAGAAGAATGGGATATTAGTGGATTCGCCGGGGCTGAACTGCTGTCTGAATCT GAGATAAATCTTTGTAATGAGATCAGAATACTACCATCACACTATTTCAAAATGCAGAATGTCTTATCATCAGAAATTTCAAAAGGCAACATATCGAAGAAATGTGATGCGCATAGGTTGTTCAAGGTCGAGCCAAGCAAGGTTGATAGAGTTTATGATATCCTTATAAAAAAGGGGATTGCTTCTTCAAATTGA
- the LOC112775637 gene encoding transcriptional adapter ADA2a-like isoform X3, translated as MGRCRAASRPADDDPNLRSKKKKAALNVENLDTSSPAQGVTDGKGALYHCNYCNKDISGMIRIKCAVCQDFDLCIECFSVGAEVTPHKSNHPYMIMDNLSFPLITPDWNADEEMLLLEGIEMYGFGNWNEVAEYVGTKSKSQCIDHYNAIYMNSPCFPLPDLSHVMGKNKEELLEMAKGHEVKKECPATAKLTLKEEPPLSEGINSEESNRAEVTNPTSMLTSVCGKTYSSTIKKASNVSQNADGVKVEVEYQSDRSIGEKKPKLSGKVEPSVTELSGYSFKREEFEIEYDNDAEQVLADMEFKDIDTESEREMKLHVLRIYSRRLDERKRRKNFILERNLLYPDPFEKSLSPEEVEICQRYKVFTRFHSKEEHMELLKNIIEEHRLIKRIQDLQEAHTAGYQTSTEAYKFIEQKKKEAERVVKENNHIGVGAKILPRPYYLKGELDSNSLGLHKDITAPLSGVKYPAAAIQDISRSLEEWDISGFAGAELLSESEINLCNEIRILPSHYFKMQNVLSSEISKGNISKKCDAHRLFKVEPSKVDRVYDILIKKGIASSN; from the exons ATGGGTCGGTGCCGAGCTGCTTCGCGCCCTGCGGACGATGATCCCAACCTAAG ATCCAAGAAAAAAAAGGCTGCTTTGAATGTAGAGAATTTAGACACTTCATCCCCAG CTCAAGGAGTAACTGATGGGAAAGGAGCTTTATACCACTGCAATTATTGCAACAAAGATATTTCAGGGATGATTCGCATTAAGTGTGCTGTATGTCAAGATTTTGATCTCTGCATAGAGTGTTTCTCTGTTGGGGCTGAAGTGACACCTCACAAAAGCAATCATCCATATATGATTATG GATAATCTATCTTTTCCCCTTATAACTCCAGATTGGAATGCAGATGAAGAGATGTTACTCTTAGAG GGCATTGAGATGTATGGATTTGGGaattggaatgaagttgctgagTATGTTGGGACAAAAAGCAAATCTCAATGTATTGACCATTATAATGCTATATATATGAATTCACCGTGCTTTCCTCTCCCT GATTTGTCACATGTTATGGGAAAAAACAAAGAGGAACTTCTTGAGATGGcaaagggacatgaagtcaagAAAG AATGCCCGGCAACTGCAAAGCTTACTCTGAAAGAAGAACCTCCCTTGTCTGAGGGAATAAA CTCTGAAGAATCTAATAGGGCAGAAGTCACTAATCCAACATCTATGTTAACCTCAG TATGTGGCAAAACTTACTCAAGTACAATTAAGAAGGCTTCCAATGTGAGCCAGAATGCAGATGGAGTTAAGGTGGAAG tagAATATCAATCAGATCGGAGCATTGGAGAGAAGAAACCGAAGTTATCTGGCAAAGTTGAGCCTTCTGTGACCGAGTTGAGTGGATACAGTTTTAAGAGAGAGGAATTCGAAATTGAATATGACAATGATGCAGAGCAAGTATTAGCAGATATGGAATTTAAGGACATCGATACTGAGTCTGAACGTGAAATGAAACTGCATGTGCTCCGTATTTATTCAAGAAG ATTAGATGAGCGGAAGCGCAGAAAGAATTTTATACTTGAAAGAAATTTACTTTATCCTGATCCATTTGAGAAAAGTCTCTCTCCTGAGGAGGTTGAAATATGTCAGCGCTATAAGGTCTTCACACGGTTTCACTCGAAAGAAGAGCATATGGAGTTGCTCAAAAATATTATTGAAGAACACAGGCTTATCAAAAGAATACAGGATTTGCAG GAAGCACATACTGCTGGCTATCAAACATCTACAGAGGCTTACAAATTTATCGAACAGAAGAAAAAAGAAGCGGAACGTGTTGTTAAAGAAAATAATCATATTGGTGTTGGTGCTAAGATATTACCAAGACCGTATTATCTCAAAGGAGAACTTGATAGCAACTCACTGGGTCTTCATAAGGATATTACAGCTCCACTTTCTGGGGTGAAGTATCCAGCTGCGGCCATACAGGATATATCAAGATCTCTAGAAGAATGGGATATTAGTGGATTCGCCGGGGCTGAACTGCTGTCTGAATCT GAGATAAATCTTTGTAATGAGATCAGAATACTACCATCACACTATTTCAAAATGCAGAATGTCTTATCATCAGAAATTTCAAAAGGCAACATATCGAAGAAATGTGATGCGCATAGGTTGTTCAAGGTCGAGCCAAGCAAGGTTGATAGAGTTTATGATATCCTTATAAAAAAGGGGATTGCTTCTTCAAATTGA
- the LOC112775637 gene encoding transcriptional adapter ADA2a-like isoform X4 has protein sequence MGRCRAASRPADDDPNLRSKKKKAALNVENLDTSSPAQGVTDGKGALYHCNYCNKDISGMIRIKCAVCQDFDLCIECFSVGAEVTPHKSNHPYMIMDNLSFPLITPDWNADEEMLLLEGIEMYGFGNWNEVAEYVGTKSKSQCIDHYNAIYMNSPCFPLPDLSHVMGKNKEELLEMAKGHEVKKECPATAKLTLKEEPPLSEGINSEESNRAEVTNPTSMLTSVCGKTYSSTIKKASNVSQNADGVKVEEYQSDRSIGEKKPKLSGKVEPSVTELSGYSFKREEFEIEYDNDAEQVLADMEFKDIDTESEREMKLHVLRIYSRRLDERKRRKNFILERNLLYPDPFEKSLSPEEVEICQRYKVFTRFHSKEEHMELLKNIIEEHRLIKRIQDLQEAHTAGYQTSTEAYKFIEQKKKEAERVVKENNHIGVGAKILPRPYYLKGELDSNSLGLHKDITAPLSGVKYPAAAIQDISRSLEEWDISGFAGAELLSESEINLCNEIRILPSHYFKMQNVLSSEISKGNISKKCDAHRLFKVEPSKVDRVYDILIKKGIASSN, from the exons ATGGGTCGGTGCCGAGCTGCTTCGCGCCCTGCGGACGATGATCCCAACCTAAG ATCCAAGAAAAAAAAGGCTGCTTTGAATGTAGAGAATTTAGACACTTCATCCCCAG CTCAAGGAGTAACTGATGGGAAAGGAGCTTTATACCACTGCAATTATTGCAACAAAGATATTTCAGGGATGATTCGCATTAAGTGTGCTGTATGTCAAGATTTTGATCTCTGCATAGAGTGTTTCTCTGTTGGGGCTGAAGTGACACCTCACAAAAGCAATCATCCATATATGATTATG GATAATCTATCTTTTCCCCTTATAACTCCAGATTGGAATGCAGATGAAGAGATGTTACTCTTAGAG GGCATTGAGATGTATGGATTTGGGaattggaatgaagttgctgagTATGTTGGGACAAAAAGCAAATCTCAATGTATTGACCATTATAATGCTATATATATGAATTCACCGTGCTTTCCTCTCCCT GATTTGTCACATGTTATGGGAAAAAACAAAGAGGAACTTCTTGAGATGGcaaagggacatgaagtcaagAAAG AATGCCCGGCAACTGCAAAGCTTACTCTGAAAGAAGAACCTCCCTTGTCTGAGGGAATAAA CTCTGAAGAATCTAATAGGGCAGAAGTCACTAATCCAACATCTATGTTAACCTCAG TATGTGGCAAAACTTACTCAAGTACAATTAAGAAGGCTTCCAATGTGAGCCAGAATGCAGATGGAGTTAAGGTGGAAG AATATCAATCAGATCGGAGCATTGGAGAGAAGAAACCGAAGTTATCTGGCAAAGTTGAGCCTTCTGTGACCGAGTTGAGTGGATACAGTTTTAAGAGAGAGGAATTCGAAATTGAATATGACAATGATGCAGAGCAAGTATTAGCAGATATGGAATTTAAGGACATCGATACTGAGTCTGAACGTGAAATGAAACTGCATGTGCTCCGTATTTATTCAAGAAG ATTAGATGAGCGGAAGCGCAGAAAGAATTTTATACTTGAAAGAAATTTACTTTATCCTGATCCATTTGAGAAAAGTCTCTCTCCTGAGGAGGTTGAAATATGTCAGCGCTATAAGGTCTTCACACGGTTTCACTCGAAAGAAGAGCATATGGAGTTGCTCAAAAATATTATTGAAGAACACAGGCTTATCAAAAGAATACAGGATTTGCAG GAAGCACATACTGCTGGCTATCAAACATCTACAGAGGCTTACAAATTTATCGAACAGAAGAAAAAAGAAGCGGAACGTGTTGTTAAAGAAAATAATCATATTGGTGTTGGTGCTAAGATATTACCAAGACCGTATTATCTCAAAGGAGAACTTGATAGCAACTCACTGGGTCTTCATAAGGATATTACAGCTCCACTTTCTGGGGTGAAGTATCCAGCTGCGGCCATACAGGATATATCAAGATCTCTAGAAGAATGGGATATTAGTGGATTCGCCGGGGCTGAACTGCTGTCTGAATCT GAGATAAATCTTTGTAATGAGATCAGAATACTACCATCACACTATTTCAAAATGCAGAATGTCTTATCATCAGAAATTTCAAAAGGCAACATATCGAAGAAATGTGATGCGCATAGGTTGTTCAAGGTCGAGCCAAGCAAGGTTGATAGAGTTTATGATATCCTTATAAAAAAGGGGATTGCTTCTTCAAATTGA
- the LOC112775638 gene encoding nudix hydrolase 2-like: MMRYGACNKLYRTCLLATKLSHTSSQVSPHTVTTLLSSVNPEFQGHNVSNSKNSFLSRRVYMSSVSLGSLAAKEQEGHQKGIEFQLLRAVEDQHGGVVVNIDETMDTLVFASMLDVSLARWKEQGKKGVWIKLPIENSNLVAAAVKAGFRYHHAEPDYVMLVNWISNAPNTIPPNASHRVGIGAFVMNSNGELLVVQESNGRFSGKGIWKLPTGAVNEGEDICTAAIREVKEETGIDTEFVEVLAFRQSHQTFFQKSDLFFACLLQPYSFKIQRQASEIAAAQWMPIEDYVAQPFVRENELFDLLTKIWLSKVDEKYTGFSTILAKTSKSKKSYLYFNKKDASCLLSPNSIKDQS; encoded by the exons ATGATGAGGTACGGAGCTTGCAATAAGCTTTATCGTACTTGTCTTTTGGCAACTAAATTGTCCCACACATCTTCTCAAGTCTCTCCACATACAGTTACAACTTTGCTAAGCTCTGTCAACCCTGAATTCCAGGGTCATAATGTTTCGA ACAGTAAGAACAGTTTTCTTTCTCGAAGAGTATACATGTCATCCGTTTCCTTGGGTTCTTTGGCGGCAAAGGAGCAAGAAGGGCATCAAAAAGGCATCGAATTTCAATTGCTAAGAGCAGTTGAGGATCAACATGGGGGAGTTGTTGTAAACATTGATGAAACTATGGATACTTTGGTTTTTGCATCTATGTTGGATGTTTCCTTAGCGCGTTGGAAGGAACAG GGAAAAAAGGGAGTGTGGATCAAGTTACCTATAGAAAATTCAAATCTTGTAGCCGCTGCGGTtaag GCAGGGTTTAGATATCACCATGCTGAACCTGATTACGTGATGCTTGTGAATTGGATTTCTAATGCTCCAAATACAATCCCTCCAAATGCTTCCCATCGTGTTGGTATTGGTGCCTTTGTCATGAATAGCAACGGAGAG TTGCTTGTGGTTCAAGAGAGTAATGGCAGATTCAGTGGCAAAGGAATATGGAAGTTGCCAACTGGAGCGGTGAATGAA GGTGAGGATATTTGTACCGCTGCAATTAGAGAAGTCAAAGAAGAGACAGGg ATAGATACAGAGTTTGTTGAAGTTTTGGCATTCAG GCAAAGCCATCAAACTTTCTTTCAGAAATCAGATTTGTTCTTTGCTTGCTTGTTGCAACCTTACTCCTTTAAGATTCAGAGGCAAGCGTCGGAAATTGCTGCAGCTCAG TGGATGCCAATAGAGGATTATGTAGCCCAACCTTTTGTTCGAGAAAATGAACTCTTTGACCTTCTCACAAAAATATGGTTGTCCAAGGTGGATGAAAAATACACTGGATTTTCTACCATACTTGCTAAGACATCTAAGAGCAAGAAATCCTATCTCTATTTCAACAAGAAGGATGCCAGTTGCTTGCTATCTCCCAATTCCATAAAAGATCAATCTTGA
- the LOC112775639 gene encoding uncharacterized protein isoform X3, producing MLGTAIRLFAKKPKPKMGPIELKTPPEQRLTITRVLFDIVKEHGPLTVQDTWEHVKEVGLKDLKGKQHMKIVLRWMRERQKLRLICNHEQETTERALLFMSLD from the exons ATGTTGGGGACAGCAATAAGGTTGTTTGCCAAGAAACCGAAGCCGAAGATGGGACCAATAGAACTGAAGACTCCACCGGAGCAGAGACTCACCATCACTAGAGTGCTATTTGATATTGTGAAGGAGCATGGTCCCCTCACCGTTCAAGACACCTGGGAACATGTCAAG GAGGTTGGATTGAAAGATTTGAAAGGCAAGCAACATATGAAGATAGTGTTGAGATGGATGAGAGAGAGACAAAAGCTTCGCCTCATTTGCAATCAT GAGCAGGAGACAACCGAACGTGCGTTGCTCTTTATGTCCCTGGATTAG
- the LOC112775639 gene encoding uncharacterized protein isoform X1, with amino-acid sequence MLGTAIRLFAKKPKPKMGPIELKTPPEQRLTITRVLFDIVKEHGPLTVQDTWEHVKEVGLKDLKGKQHMKIVLRWMRERQKLRLICNHNRVWHFQTPTKDPSLTCIAGTKRGGKHGGRLEEEDVDTNF; translated from the exons ATGTTGGGGACAGCAATAAGGTTGTTTGCCAAGAAACCGAAGCCGAAGATGGGACCAATAGAACTGAAGACTCCACCGGAGCAGAGACTCACCATCACTAGAGTGCTATTTGATATTGTGAAGGAGCATGGTCCCCTCACCGTTCAAGACACCTGGGAACATGTCAAG GAGGTTGGATTGAAAGATTTGAAAGGCAAGCAACATATGAAGATAGTGTTGAGATGGATGAGAGAGAGACAAAAGCTTCGCCTCATTTGCAATCAT AATAGGGTGTGGCATTTCCAAACACCAACAAAGGATCCATCATTGACGTGTATAGCTGGAACTAAAAGAGGAGGGAAGCATGGTGGAAGATTGGAGGAAGAGGATGTGGACACAAATTTCTGA
- the LOC112775639 gene encoding uncharacterized protein isoform X2: MLGTAIRLFAKKPKPKMGPIELKTPPEQRLTITRVLFDIVKEHGPLTVQDTWEHVKEVGLKDLKGKQHMKIVLRWMRERQKLRLICNHGVAFPNTNKGSIIDVYSWN; the protein is encoded by the exons ATGTTGGGGACAGCAATAAGGTTGTTTGCCAAGAAACCGAAGCCGAAGATGGGACCAATAGAACTGAAGACTCCACCGGAGCAGAGACTCACCATCACTAGAGTGCTATTTGATATTGTGAAGGAGCATGGTCCCCTCACCGTTCAAGACACCTGGGAACATGTCAAG GAGGTTGGATTGAAAGATTTGAAAGGCAAGCAACATATGAAGATAGTGTTGAGATGGATGAGAGAGAGACAAAAGCTTCGCCTCATTTGCAATCAT GGTGTGGCATTTCCAAACACCAACAAAGGATCCATCATTGACGTGTATAGCTGGAACTAA